The nucleotide sequence ACAAGCCACAAGAGCACCAAAAGAGGGTAAGAATCTAACTGGTTGTAGTTCTTTCTACGAAGACACAGATCTTAAAACTCAGAATCCGTAACTGCTGGGTTCACTTCATTTCATCACACGGCAAAAAGGACTATTCTCCACTCTACGAGCCATCATGATGATATCATGCAACCCCTTTGGTTGAAACATACGGAGCATGTCCTGAATCTCCTTCTTAAGCCCTTTGATGAACACAGCCTCAAGAACAGAATCAGGGAGACCCGAACATTGCACCGAGAGATCCTCGAACTCACCAAGATAACGTATCACAGATTCATCCTGTTCGAGAGAGAGTAAACGTTCCATAGGAGATCTAGGATCCCCAAACCTCTGTAAAACCCTAGCTTTGAAATCGTTCCAATCTAGAAAAGGCTTACGTTCCTCAAGTTTAAACCAACACAAAGCTTGACCTTCCACACTCATATAAGCTAATCGGATCTTCTCCGCGTCCGTGAAGTTACCGAATTCGAAGTATCGTTCGGCTCTGGTGAGCCACGAGTAAACATTGGGACCTCCTTCGAAGACTGGCATCTCgaccttcgtcttcttcagctTAATGTAGCGAGACATCGGGTGCTCTTTGACTGAGTTATTATCCACCGGCGCGGTGGTCGATTGTTTCGTCGGAAGTGGAGGTGGTGCTACTGCTACAGGGAGGTCCTGATCCACCGTAACTTTAGATTCAGACGGTTCCGGAGCagtgggttggtgaagaagtgCTTCCTTCATCTCGGCCATGGAATTTAGGGTCGCAGACATGGAGCTGAGTAAGTCGCCAACAGTGGAGTGAAGCAGAGCCATCTTCGTTTGGACCTCGCGTACGGATTGCATCAGTGAATCAGCGGAATCATCAACCTGATCGAGCATCTGTATCGCTGCCATCGGAACGCGATGATATTGTTAGAAACGAAACaagcttcttctcctctctatGAAAACCCCCAAATTAGAAAAAGCAATCTTTTTTTTAGCCGACCTAGTAACCTCATCAAAACGACTGTGCTTCATTTGCTTCCCCTCTcctccttttttattttggccaatgtataatttttttacaagcATGATTTAAAAACCATTATTATGTAGTTTTAACATTTTCGTAAGAGCtctaaaacaaagaagaattaTGATATGTAAACATATAGTTAAATCGTAAATTCGTAAACCCAACTCTCTATTGAAGCAAACATCACAAAACTCAATATTACGAGCCAAATATGTTAGCTCATGTGACAAGGTTTTTCTAGCAAGTGATTCATGTACATGTAACATGTGTATAAGTTGTAATGAGCATTGTTGATGAAATTAATATAAGAAGGTAACCTCTATTTctcctaataaaatttcataaaccttttgatttgtttgttggtgATTTTAAATCGTGTTCTAAAGAAAAGCTCATTTCAGCTTAGAAATGTCTTCAGGTTCATTAGTATTACTCTGTATTAGTATCAAACTAAATCAGAAATCagaggtttaaaataaaattgatattaaatCTTTATTATATTTCCTAGATGTAACCATTAAATCCCCCACccaatttacaaaaattgaCAACTATGTAAATTTCTATTATAGATCAATCGATcacactaaaaaataaaataaaatcaaatcaaatttggaaaagaaaaaaaaaaaaaaaaaagaaaaaagaagaagaagaacaaagataaTTACATTCTTGTGAGGGAGACCAAAGAGGAAATAACAGTCCCNNNNNNNNNNNNNNNNNNNNNNNNNNNNNNNNNNNNNNNNNNNNNNNNNNNNNNNNNNNNNNNNNNNNNNNNNNNNNNNNNNNNNNNNNNNNNNNNNNNNNNNNNNNNNNNNNNNNNNNNNNNNNNNNNNNNNNNNNNNNNNNNNNNNNNNNNNNNNNNNNNNNNNNNNNNNNNNNNNNNNNNNNNNNNNNNNNNNNNNNNNNNaaaaaaaaaaaaaaaaaaaagtaaaaatcagACGAGAAGATCATCGCCGAAGAGGTAAAGAAGACGTTCAACAGCCCAGCTAGGTTCGTTCTTAGCAGGCCAATCACCGCACGACGTCGTATTAGCAGCAAGA is from Camelina sativa cultivar DH55 chromosome 20, Cs, whole genome shotgun sequence and encodes:
- the LOC104770466 gene encoding uncharacterized protein LOC104770466 → MAAIQMLDQVDDSADSLMQSVREVQTKMALLHSTVGDLLSSMSATLNSMAEMKEALLHQPTAPEPSESKVTVDQDLPVAVAPPPLPTKQSTTAPVDNNSVKEHPMSRYIKLKKTKVEMPVFEGGPNVYSWLTRAERYFEFGNFTDAEKIRLAYMSVEGQALCWFKLEERKPFLDWNDFKARVLQRFGDPRSPMERLLSLEQDESVIRYLGEFEDLSVQCSGLPDSVLEAVFIKGLKKEIQDMLRMFQPKGLHDIIMMARRVENSPFCRVMK